The following coding sequences are from one Achromobacter sp. B7 window:
- a CDS encoding LysE family translocator, protein MALFLGALLVVYVVPGPDMILLLETGVLRGRGQALAVAVGLAIARAAHVTLAALGLAALFKTHPWAFDAARTVGGCYLMWLGVKLLRAKPVVLDATGPQAARGKGLGAALLSGVLTNVLNPKALLFCSVLLPQFVSPAQGSIGQQFAVLGVILVSLGLTFDVICALAGGAVGRWMSASPRAQKVQSVVFGTALIAFGLRLTFAQRPA, encoded by the coding sequence ATGGCGTTGTTTCTTGGGGCTTTGCTGGTTGTATACGTGGTGCCCGGCCCGGACATGATCCTGTTGCTGGAAACCGGCGTGCTGCGCGGGCGCGGGCAGGCGCTGGCGGTGGCGGTCGGGCTGGCCATTGCACGCGCCGCGCACGTTACCTTGGCCGCGCTGGGCCTGGCGGCCTTGTTCAAGACCCATCCCTGGGCCTTCGACGCCGCGCGCACGGTGGGCGGGTGTTATCTCATGTGGCTGGGCGTGAAGCTGTTGCGGGCCAAGCCGGTCGTGCTTGACGCCACTGGCCCGCAGGCGGCGCGCGGCAAGGGCCTGGGCGCCGCCTTGCTAAGCGGCGTGTTGACCAATGTGCTCAACCCGAAGGCCCTGCTGTTTTGCTCGGTGCTGCTGCCGCAATTCGTGTCGCCCGCTCAGGGGTCCATCGGGCAACAATTTGCGGTGCTGGGCGTCATTCTCGTCAGCTTGGGGCTGACGTTCGATGTGATCTGCGCCTTGGCGGGCGGGGCGGTGGGTCGCTGGATGTCTGCCAGCCCCCGCGCCCAGAAAGTGCAAAGCGTGGTCTTCGGCACGGCGCTGATCGCCTTCGGCCTGCGCCTGACCTTCGCGCAGCGCCCGGCGTGA
- a CDS encoding ABC transporter ATP-binding protein codes for MARKKIDLRGQAFKDVLGFTFRHWAFQPWRTLVIVLLALLSAVADILTPMYAGRLVDAVASGSSGDALAWSAAITAFWLLVALGVGGTLLRQAVFQNIITFTLKMMNGIVSNAFYRVQRFSTDWHANSFAGSTVRKITRGMWAVDILNDTLLIALLPSVVMLVGATALLGAHWPVMGLVVGLGSVLYIAVTVALSLGYVAPAARLGNAWDTRMGGALADAVSCNAVVKAFGAETREEVRLDRVVNKWRNRTRRTWVRATLNGGIQGAMLVAMQAAILGASLLLWSRNQATVGDITFTLTMFFVLQGYLRDVGMHIRNLQRSVNDMEELVAMERQPLGVADRPGAGAIRVSAGEIRFEDVTFRYGAHNTPLYDKFSARIAPGERVGLVGHSGSGKTTFIKLIQRLYDVNEGRITIDGQDIAQVKQASLRSQIAIVQQDPVLFHRTLAENIAYARPGATQAEIEKAARLASAHDFIMSLPKGYDTLVGERGVKLSGGERQRVAIARAFLADSPILILDEATSSLDSESEVLIQQAMDRLMVGRTTLVVAHRLSTVRALDRLLVMDHGRIIEEGSHDQLIRLKGGLYRRLFERQALELTKGMTPAEMLQDGATPPPVKEQVDNDDVDAGEFAFGK; via the coding sequence ATGGCTAGAAAAAAAATCGACTTACGAGGACAGGCCTTCAAGGACGTCCTGGGCTTTACCTTTCGGCATTGGGCCTTCCAGCCGTGGCGCACGCTCGTCATCGTGCTGCTGGCCTTGCTGTCGGCCGTCGCCGACATCCTGACGCCGATGTATGCCGGCCGCCTGGTCGACGCCGTGGCGTCCGGCTCGTCCGGCGATGCGCTGGCCTGGAGCGCCGCCATCACCGCCTTCTGGCTGCTGGTGGCGCTGGGCGTGGGCGGCACGCTGCTGCGTCAGGCGGTGTTCCAGAACATCATCACGTTTACGTTGAAGATGATGAACGGCATCGTGTCCAACGCCTTTTATCGGGTGCAGCGCTTCTCGACGGATTGGCACGCCAACAGCTTCGCGGGTTCCACCGTGCGCAAGATCACGCGCGGCATGTGGGCCGTGGACATCCTGAACGACACGCTGCTGATCGCGCTGTTGCCGTCGGTGGTGATGCTGGTGGGCGCAACGGCGTTGCTGGGCGCGCACTGGCCGGTGATGGGGCTGGTGGTTGGGCTGGGCTCGGTGCTGTACATCGCCGTTACCGTGGCGCTGTCGTTGGGCTATGTGGCGCCGGCCGCGCGCCTGGGCAACGCCTGGGACACGCGCATGGGCGGCGCGCTGGCGGACGCCGTCAGCTGCAACGCGGTGGTCAAGGCATTCGGCGCCGAAACGCGCGAAGAAGTACGCCTGGACCGCGTGGTGAACAAGTGGCGCAACCGCACGCGCCGCACCTGGGTACGCGCCACGCTGAACGGCGGCATCCAGGGCGCGATGCTGGTGGCGATGCAGGCAGCTATCCTGGGCGCCTCCTTGCTGCTGTGGTCGCGCAACCAGGCCACGGTGGGCGACATCACGTTCACGCTCACGATGTTCTTCGTGCTGCAAGGCTATCTGCGCGACGTGGGCATGCACATCCGCAACCTGCAACGCTCGGTCAACGACATGGAAGAACTGGTGGCGATGGAACGCCAGCCCCTGGGCGTGGCCGACCGGCCGGGCGCGGGCGCCATCCGCGTCAGCGCGGGCGAGATCCGCTTTGAGGATGTGACGTTCCGCTATGGCGCGCACAACACGCCGCTGTACGACAAGTTCTCGGCGCGCATCGCGCCGGGTGAACGCGTCGGGCTGGTGGGGCATTCCGGGTCGGGCAAGACCACGTTCATCAAGCTGATCCAGCGCCTGTATGACGTCAACGAAGGCCGCATCACGATCGACGGGCAAGACATTGCCCAAGTGAAGCAGGCGTCGCTGCGCAGCCAGATCGCGATCGTGCAGCAGGACCCGGTACTGTTTCACCGCACCTTGGCCGAAAACATCGCCTATGCCCGTCCGGGCGCCACGCAGGCCGAGATCGAGAAGGCCGCCCGCTTGGCCAGTGCGCATGATTTCATCATGTCGCTGCCCAAGGGTTACGACACGCTGGTGGGCGAGCGCGGCGTGAAGCTATCGGGTGGCGAGCGCCAGCGCGTGGCCATTGCGCGGGCTTTCCTGGCGGATTCGCCCATCCTGATCCTGGACGAAGCCACCTCCAGCCTGGATAGCGAAAGCGAGGTACTGATCCAGCAGGCCATGGACCGCCTGATGGTGGGCCGCACCACGCTGGTGGTGGCGCACCGGTTGTCGACGGTGCGCGCGCTGGACCGACTGCTGGTGATGGACCATGGCCGCATCATTGAAGAAGGCAGCCATGACCAGTTGATCCGCTTGAAGGGTGGCCTGTACCGGCGCCTGTTCGAACGCCAGGCCCTGGAACTGACCAAGGGCATGACGCCGGCCGAAATGCTGCAAGACGGCGCCACGCCCCCGCCCGTGAAAGAGCAGGTGGACAACGACGACGTGGACGCCGGGGAGTTTGCGTTCGGCAAGTAA
- a CDS encoding LysR family transcriptional regulator, which yields MDFQKLKHLLAVVEYGTFSLAAQKVNLSQPALSRSIQALEAELGLPLLDRGTRQVHLTPYGACVAERARRMRFEEAELQRELKALHSGDSGTLTIGLSPTPASLLLSPFLAHMAANRPQVRVGVELGATAALLDMLRAERIDAMVCDARMLYDAADIVTRPLAPLRAGMVCRPGHPILAHKQVGIEHVRQYPVASSTLSPEVSLRLAETLGPGGAPEQMVTLRCENLEPLVDLALHTDTLLLGVICVTQREQEAGRLVEVPLPPDPQRQGHYVLARLAGRTPLTAQDALYDFTQQCWAGFAAFRPRSRPR from the coding sequence ATGGATTTTCAAAAGCTTAAACACCTGCTGGCGGTGGTGGAATACGGCACTTTTTCGCTGGCGGCGCAAAAGGTGAACTTGTCGCAGCCCGCCTTAAGCCGCAGCATCCAGGCGCTGGAGGCCGAGCTGGGCTTGCCGTTGCTGGACCGGGGCACCCGCCAGGTTCACCTGACGCCCTATGGCGCTTGCGTGGCCGAACGCGCGCGTCGCATGCGCTTCGAAGAGGCCGAGCTGCAACGCGAACTCAAGGCGCTGCACAGTGGCGATTCCGGCACGTTGACGATCGGCCTGAGCCCCACGCCGGCCTCGTTGCTGCTGTCGCCTTTTCTGGCGCACATGGCGGCCAATCGCCCGCAGGTGCGCGTGGGTGTCGAACTGGGCGCCACCGCCGCGTTGCTGGACATGCTGCGGGCGGAACGCATCGACGCCATGGTGTGCGATGCGCGCATGCTGTATGACGCCGCCGACATCGTCACGCGCCCGCTGGCGCCGCTGCGCGCCGGCATGGTGTGCCGCCCCGGCCACCCCATCCTGGCGCACAAGCAGGTTGGTATCGAGCACGTGCGGCAGTACCCGGTGGCGTCCAGCACGCTGAGCCCCGAGGTCTCGCTCCGGCTAGCCGAGACGCTGGGTCCGGGTGGCGCGCCCGAGCAGATGGTCACCTTGCGTTGCGAAAACCTGGAGCCGCTGGTGGATCTGGCGCTGCATACCGACACGCTGCTGCTGGGCGTGATCTGCGTGACGCAGCGCGAGCAAGAGGCCGGGCGGCTTGTCGAAGTGCCCTTGCCGCCCGACCCGCAGCGCCAAGGCCATTACGTGCTGGCGCGCCTGGCCGGGCGCACGCCGTTGACGGCGCAAGATGCGCTGTACGACTTCACGCAGCAATGCTGGGCCGGCTTCGCCGCCTTCCGGCCACGCAGCCGCCCGCGTTGA
- a CDS encoding penicillin G acylase, which produces MKQHLLSAAILAACASVGAAPALALETSRNANSAQPAMQGSAPVSATGGQASHAASKAVTIRRDGYGMPHVYADTVYGLFYGYGYAVAQDRLFQMEMARRSTQGQVAEVLGEKMVAFDKSIRGNFSPERIQRQLAALPDSERQILDGYAAGMNAWIARVRAQPDTLMPKEFNDLQFQPTNWTAYDVAMVFVGTMANRFSDANSEVDNLALLTALKDRHGEARAMQIFNQLRWMTDSRAPTTVPEEEGVYRPGAPSASAPAPAKLSYALPRYDGTPPMLERVARDPQTRGVLSDTPTDNATDPAADAPARMLAQFAESGQPGIAGFPTTSNMWIVGREHAKDARSILLNGPQFGWWNPAYTYGIGLHGAGFDVVGNTPFAYPSILFGHNAHVTWGSTAGFGDDVDIYAEKLDPADRTRYFHDGQWKTMEKRTELIPVKGGQPVLMDVYRTVHGIVTNFDDKQHVAYAKARAWEGYELQSLMAWTHKAQVRNWDEWKQQAARHALTINWYYADDRGNIGYAHTGFYPKRKPGHDPRLPVPGTGEMDWDGMLPFATNPQVYNPRQGFIGNWNNQPMRGYPSTDLFAIVWGQADRYAEIETRLKAMMANGGKVSAQQMWDLIRTTSYADVNRRHFLPFLQRAVAGLPADDARAKLVAGLTAWDGMGTSDKQPGYYDNVGPAVMDAWLRAMLRATLADDMPADFFKWYSATGYPTPAAPAVGSLNLTVGVKVLFNALAGPDAGVPQTYDFFNGKRRESVTLAALDDALATLQKTYGQDPAAWRIPAAPMVFAPKNFLGVPQADDKAVLSFPSTQNRGTENNMTVFDGKGVRAVDVVAPGQSGFVAPDGTASVHSRDQFDMYRDFGSKRVWFTPAEVRANAKSVETLRY; this is translated from the coding sequence ATGAAGCAGCATTTGTTGTCGGCCGCCATCTTGGCGGCCTGCGCCAGCGTGGGCGCGGCCCCGGCCCTGGCCTTGGAAACATCCCGGAACGCGAATTCCGCCCAGCCTGCCATGCAAGGCTCGGCGCCCGTATCCGCCACCGGCGGCCAGGCGTCCCACGCTGCATCCAAGGCCGTCACCATCCGCCGCGATGGCTACGGCATGCCCCACGTGTACGCCGACACGGTCTACGGCCTGTTCTATGGCTACGGCTACGCGGTGGCGCAAGACCGCTTGTTCCAGATGGAGATGGCGCGCCGCAGCACGCAGGGGCAGGTCGCTGAAGTGCTGGGCGAAAAAATGGTGGCGTTCGACAAGTCCATACGCGGCAATTTTTCGCCCGAACGCATCCAGCGCCAGCTGGCCGCGCTGCCCGATTCCGAACGCCAGATTCTGGACGGCTATGCCGCCGGCATGAACGCGTGGATCGCGCGCGTGCGCGCCCAGCCCGACACGCTGATGCCCAAGGAATTCAACGACCTGCAATTTCAGCCGACCAACTGGACAGCCTATGACGTCGCCATGGTGTTCGTGGGCACCATGGCCAACCGGTTTTCGGATGCCAACAGCGAGGTCGACAACCTGGCCCTGCTGACCGCCTTGAAGGACAGGCACGGCGAGGCGCGCGCGATGCAGATCTTCAACCAGCTGCGCTGGATGACCGATAGCCGCGCGCCTACCACCGTGCCCGAAGAAGAGGGCGTGTATCGGCCGGGAGCCCCGTCGGCCTCGGCGCCGGCACCGGCCAAGCTGTCGTATGCCTTGCCGCGCTACGACGGCACACCGCCCATGCTCGAACGCGTGGCGCGCGACCCTCAGACGCGCGGTGTGCTGTCCGATACGCCCACCGACAACGCCACCGACCCCGCCGCCGATGCACCTGCCCGCATGCTGGCGCAGTTCGCCGAATCAGGCCAACCCGGCATCGCCGGCTTTCCCACCACCAGCAATATGTGGATCGTGGGTCGCGAGCACGCCAAGGACGCCAGGTCCATCTTGCTGAACGGCCCGCAATTCGGCTGGTGGAACCCCGCCTACACCTACGGCATCGGCCTGCACGGCGCCGGGTTCGACGTGGTGGGCAACACCCCGTTCGCCTATCCCAGCATCCTGTTCGGCCACAACGCCCATGTCACCTGGGGCTCGACGGCCGGCTTTGGCGACGACGTGGACATCTACGCCGAAAAGCTCGACCCCGCCGACCGCACCCGTTATTTCCATGACGGCCAGTGGAAGACGATGGAAAAGCGCACCGAGCTGATCCCGGTCAAGGGCGGCCAGCCGGTGCTGATGGACGTGTACCGCACGGTGCACGGCATCGTCACCAATTTCGACGACAAGCAGCATGTGGCCTACGCCAAGGCGCGCGCGTGGGAAGGGTACGAGCTGCAATCGCTGATGGCCTGGACGCACAAGGCGCAGGTGCGCAACTGGGACGAATGGAAGCAGCAGGCCGCGCGCCACGCGCTGACCATCAACTGGTACTACGCGGACGATCGCGGCAATATCGGCTACGCCCACACCGGCTTTTATCCCAAGCGCAAACCCGGCCACGACCCGCGCCTGCCCGTGCCGGGCACCGGCGAAATGGACTGGGACGGCATGCTGCCGTTTGCCACCAATCCACAGGTCTACAACCCGCGCCAAGGCTTCATCGGCAACTGGAACAACCAGCCCATGCGCGGCTATCCGTCCACCGACCTGTTCGCCATCGTGTGGGGCCAGGCCGACCGCTACGCCGAAATCGAAACGCGCCTGAAGGCCATGATGGCCAACGGCGGCAAGGTCAGCGCGCAGCAGATGTGGGACCTGATCCGCACCACCAGCTACGCCGACGTGAACCGCCGCCATTTCCTGCCGTTCCTGCAACGCGCGGTGGCGGGCCTGCCGGCCGATGATGCCCGCGCCAAACTGGTGGCAGGGCTGACCGCCTGGGACGGCATGGGCACCAGCGATAAGCAGCCGGGTTACTACGACAACGTCGGCCCGGCGGTGATGGACGCGTGGCTGCGCGCCATGCTGCGCGCGACCTTGGCCGACGACATGCCGGCCGATTTCTTCAAGTGGTACAGCGCCACCGGCTATCCCACACCGGCCGCGCCGGCCGTGGGTTCGCTGAACCTGACGGTGGGCGTGAAGGTGTTGTTCAACGCGCTGGCCGGCCCCGATGCCGGCGTGCCGCAGACTTACGACTTCTTCAACGGCAAGCGCCGCGAATCCGTCACGCTGGCCGCGCTGGACGATGCCCTGGCCACCTTGCAAAAGACCTATGGCCAGGACCCGGCCGCGTGGCGCATTCCGGCCGCGCCGATGGTGTTTGCGCCCAAGAACTTCCTGGGCGTGCCGCAGGCGGACGACAAGGCGGTGCTGAGCTTTCCGTCCACCCAGAACCGGGGCACCGAGAACAACATGACGGTGTTCGACGGCAAGGGCGTGCGCGCGGTGGACGTGGTGGCGCCGGGGCAAAGCGGTTTTGTCGCCCCGGACGGCACAGCGTCCGTCCACTCGCGCGACCAGTTCGACATGTACCGGGACTTCGGCAGCAAGCGTGTCTGGTTCACGCCCGCCGAAGTGCGCGCCAACGCTAAGTCGGTAGAGACGTTGCGCTACTGA
- a CDS encoding ABC transporter ATP-binding protein has product MYFDSRLWRMTAGLRAGMAGGIFLGLLALGAGIARYVFLGQLLARVFNGAPWQDWITPALCVGAMVLLRALFDHWRTVQANHTSAQIQQSLRGKLYDRIVALGPAWFANQRTGGVMLTVVDGVEQLQTFFGQYLPQVAIAAVAPFAIFAVIAFWDVPTALVFLAAALFALFGPMAVHMLDRRASQARTRALNAFGEDFLDAVQGLPTLKSYGQGKAWGRRLAARARSLSDNTFWVLSVSLLTRGISDLGVALGAALALTLGAWRVAAGDMSVEALLIVLMAGTEIFRPLRDLRSVLHRGMLGQSAAVSIHALMDAQPLTPVPVSVSASVSASVPASVARDGAQGGHAVAAPPTSGKLAPTIEFDNVAFAYTPERRAHQGLAFTIAAGERVGVVGPSGAGKSTIVRLLLRECVPQTGVIRVGGHDVNTLDTQTLLSQIALVSQDITLFHGTIDDNLRLGRPDATHEQVRAAARAANIDDFIMALPAGYATRIGERGLQLSGGQRQRVAIARALLRDAPILILDEALSSVDTENEALIQQALDRLMAGRTTLILAHRLASVIGADRNLVLDHGRIVEAGPHAQLMQQRGLYYRLMHEQAEAHENPSAGVAVASINTPLNALNDASVNATADAPVDTANTRTADAAKSLQDNDDRAQGPALRPLDADAEQVGWRATLGTLLAVVRPWRGTLTATILLGVARVAAFIGVGVFSALIVAAIRDGSDIGGLVAGLLVCAPLAALFHWLESWLAHAMAYQLLADMRVKLFDKLERLAPAYLLQRRSGDLVALATQDVEMVEYFYAHTIAPAIVSVLVPLSVLGFLAVYSWPVALALLPFLAYALVSPVRGRRHVDALGDKARQALGEMSAHATDTIQGLADLTAFQATGRRRGEFLKVADAYRVRRLAILRDLSKQNAWFEVAMGLGGLAVAVVGALQVSAGALSAGMLPLLVLIAMATFLPVSEISQVSRQLADTIAATRRLHVVSNEPEPVTDGPLSPPVATHGLALAFEHVTFAYPGKEEDTLKDLSFKVPAGATVAIVGASGAGKSTVASLLLRFWDPRLGAVKLDGMDVRQLQLDGLRDRVALVTQDTYLFNDTLEANIRLARPEATPDEVARALDQAALTDFVKQLPDGLATPVGERGMQLSGGQRQRISIARAFLKNAPVLILDEATSHLDTLSELQVRGALDALMQHRTTLVIAHRLSTIRNADLILVLDRGTLAEAGTHDQLLARQGAYARLASHQGGYAVSSATSLPT; this is encoded by the coding sequence ACGCCCGCGCTGTGCGTGGGCGCGATGGTGCTGCTGCGCGCGCTGTTCGACCACTGGCGCACCGTGCAGGCCAACCACACATCGGCCCAGATCCAGCAAAGCCTGCGCGGCAAGCTGTATGACCGTATCGTCGCGCTCGGACCCGCGTGGTTTGCCAACCAGCGCACCGGCGGCGTCATGCTGACGGTGGTCGATGGCGTCGAGCAGCTGCAAACGTTTTTCGGCCAGTACCTGCCGCAAGTGGCCATCGCGGCCGTCGCACCCTTCGCGATCTTTGCGGTGATTGCATTCTGGGACGTGCCCACGGCGCTGGTGTTTCTGGCGGCGGCGCTGTTCGCCCTGTTCGGCCCCATGGCCGTGCACATGCTGGACCGGCGCGCCAGCCAGGCGCGCACCCGCGCGCTGAATGCGTTCGGCGAAGACTTCCTGGATGCGGTGCAAGGCCTGCCCACCTTGAAGTCCTATGGCCAGGGCAAGGCGTGGGGCCGGCGTTTGGCCGCGCGCGCCCGCAGCTTGTCCGACAACACATTCTGGGTGTTGTCCGTCAGCTTGCTGACGCGCGGCATCAGCGATCTGGGCGTGGCGCTGGGCGCCGCGCTGGCGCTGACCCTGGGCGCGTGGCGCGTGGCCGCTGGCGACATGAGCGTGGAAGCGCTGCTGATCGTGCTGATGGCCGGCACCGAGATCTTCCGACCGTTGCGTGACCTGCGCTCGGTCTTGCATCGCGGCATGCTGGGCCAATCCGCCGCCGTCAGCATCCATGCGCTGATGGATGCGCAACCGCTTACGCCCGTGCCTGTGTCCGTGTCGGCTTCCGTGTCGGCTTCCGTGCCCGCGTCCGTGGCCCGAGACGGCGCACAAGGTGGCCACGCTGTTGCCGCGCCGCCCACATCAGGCAAGCTGGCGCCCACCATCGAATTCGACAATGTGGCGTTTGCCTACACGCCCGAACGCCGCGCGCATCAGGGGCTGGCGTTCACCATCGCGGCCGGCGAACGCGTTGGCGTGGTCGGCCCAAGCGGCGCGGGCAAGTCCACTATCGTGCGCCTGCTGCTACGCGAATGCGTGCCGCAGACGGGGGTTATCCGCGTCGGCGGGCACGACGTGAACACGCTGGACACGCAAACGCTGCTGTCGCAGATCGCGCTGGTCAGCCAGGACATCACGCTGTTTCACGGCACCATCGACGACAACCTGCGGCTGGGTCGGCCGGACGCCACGCATGAACAGGTGCGCGCCGCCGCCCGTGCCGCCAATATCGATGACTTCATCATGGCGCTGCCCGCCGGATATGCCACGCGTATCGGCGAGCGCGGCCTGCAATTGTCGGGCGGCCAGCGCCAGCGCGTGGCCATTGCCCGCGCCCTGCTGCGCGACGCGCCAATCCTGATCCTGGACGAAGCGCTGTCGTCGGTGGACACCGAAAACGAAGCGCTGATCCAACAGGCGCTGGACCGCCTGATGGCGGGCCGCACCACGCTGATCCTGGCGCATCGGCTGGCCAGCGTGATCGGGGCCGATCGCAACCTGGTGCTCGACCACGGGCGCATTGTCGAAGCCGGCCCACACGCGCAGTTGATGCAGCAGCGCGGGCTGTATTACCGGCTGATGCACGAACAGGCCGAAGCGCATGAGAATCCGTCGGCCGGGGTGGCGGTGGCATCGATCAACACGCCCCTCAACGCGCTGAACGACGCGTCCGTCAACGCAACCGCTGACGCCCCCGTCGACACCGCCAACACCCGCACGGCCGACGCCGCCAAATCCCTGCAAGACAACGACGACCGCGCCCAGGGCCCTGCCCTGCGCCCGCTGGACGCCGACGCCGAACAGGTCGGCTGGCGCGCCACGCTGGGCACCTTGTTGGCCGTGGTCCGGCCATGGCGTGGCACCTTGACCGCCACCATCTTGCTGGGCGTGGCGCGCGTGGCGGCCTTTATCGGCGTCGGCGTATTCAGCGCCCTTATCGTGGCCGCTATCCGCGATGGCAGCGATATTGGCGGCCTGGTCGCCGGCCTGCTGGTCTGCGCGCCGCTGGCCGCGCTGTTCCACTGGCTGGAGTCGTGGTTGGCGCATGCGATGGCGTATCAGTTGCTGGCCGACATGCGCGTCAAGCTTTTCGACAAGCTGGAACGGCTGGCGCCCGCCTATCTGTTGCAGCGCCGTTCTGGCGACCTGGTAGCGCTGGCGACGCAGGACGTCGAAATGGTCGAGTACTTCTACGCGCACACCATCGCCCCGGCCATCGTGTCGGTGCTGGTGCCGCTGTCGGTGCTGGGCTTTTTGGCCGTCTACAGCTGGCCCGTGGCGCTGGCGCTGCTGCCCTTTCTGGCCTACGCGCTGGTCTCGCCCGTGCGCGGCCGCCGTCATGTGGACGCCCTGGGCGACAAGGCGCGCCAGGCCTTGGGCGAAATGAGCGCGCACGCCACGGACACCATCCAGGGGCTGGCCGACCTGACCGCGTTCCAGGCCACCGGCCGCCGCCGTGGAGAATTCCTGAAAGTGGCCGACGCCTACCGCGTCCGGCGCCTTGCCATCCTGCGCGACCTGTCCAAGCAGAACGCCTGGTTTGAAGTGGCGATGGGGCTGGGCGGCTTGGCGGTTGCGGTGGTGGGCGCGTTGCAGGTGTCGGCCGGCGCCTTGTCGGCCGGGATGCTGCCCCTGCTGGTGCTGATCGCCATGGCGACCTTCCTGCCCGTTTCCGAAATTTCGCAAGTCAGCCGCCAGTTGGCGGACACCATCGCGGCCACGCGCCGGCTGCATGTGGTCAGCAACGAACCCGAGCCCGTGACCGACGGACCGCTGTCGCCGCCCGTGGCCACGCACGGTCTGGCGCTGGCGTTTGAACACGTGACCTTCGCGTATCCGGGCAAAGAGGAAGACACGCTGAAGGACCTTAGCTTCAAGGTGCCGGCCGGCGCCACGGTCGCCATCGTGGGCGCATCGGGCGCGGGCAAAAGCACGGTGGCCAGCCTGTTGCTGCGCTTCTGGGACCCCCGCCTGGGCGCGGTCAAGCTGGACGGCATGGACGTGCGCCAACTGCAACTGGACGGCCTGCGCGACCGCGTGGCGCTGGTCACGCAGGACACGTATTTGTTTAACGACACGCTGGAGGCAAACATCCGGTTGGCGCGCCCCGAGGCCACGCCCGACGAGGTAGCGCGCGCGCTGGACCAGGCGGCGCTGACCGACTTCGTGAAGCAACTGCCCGACGGCCTGGCAACGCCCGTCGGCGAGCGCGGCATGCAGTTATCCGGCGGCCAGCGCCAGCGCATCTCGATTGCGCGCGCCTTTCTGAAAAATGCGCCCGTGCTGATTCTGGACGAAGCGACCTCGCACCTGGACACCTTGTCCGAGCTACAGGTGCGAGGCGCGCTGGATGCGCTGATGCAGCACCGCACAACACTGGTCATTGCGCACCGCCTGTCCACCATCCGCAATGCCGACCTGATCCTGGTACTGGACCGGGGCACGCTGGCCGAGGCCGGCACGCACGACCAATTGCTTGCCAGGCAAGGGGCTTATGCGCGCCTGGCCAGCCACCAGGGCGGCTACGCGGTCAGTAGCGCAACGTCTCTACCGACTTAG